The Prosthecobacter dejongeii genome window below encodes:
- a CDS encoding M60 family metallopeptidase, whose protein sequence is MRHRLLFFALAILIPLQLRGQIPAELVKAERAKILAGVTSLPKTGAPGPIAIWGNMAFPLLAAASGREANELAVAAAAGYGKGRIILFGHNSYLDGNAGGDHAQLMENCVNWAANKTKPRIGLKGVNAVAFFDQRGFKAESFSDLNEKTLNGFDVVILNAQSITDPAPGAVVADWIKKGGGLIAGMTGWAFGQTSGGKDLAVSHGLNQALMPAGVAFTDMSAFDSLSTFQARPDLPSLMNASEAIQALKKQSGGGAVLTPEEVKQSSSAIQVALAAQPPDRSNLRDAVTAALGNTGANSPIPTKTAPLTQEQHASARIRLGMETRVLRLATGEKATPHPAHEAFPGKAPADAPRITREVKIAPAIPGWTSTGLYAAAGETLQVTIPAAMANQGYAVRIGCHSDTLYHLDTWSRAPDICKTAPLNTPTTQTASAFGGLVYIEVPSRADGDESFVVTIQGGIAAPLFVLGQDDDAQWNNEIKKRPAPWAELACDKMILSVPTEVARTVTTPTQLMQFWKQVVEAQDDISNQTAERKRPERMVADVQISAGFMHSGYPIMLHVPEALEMVTYNRIKFPGWGYHHEIGHNHQRGHFTFDGTGEVTNNVLGMYVYEAVLKKDWLIGHTAITPERRKENLTKIKQASDKWATWKSDPFLALHTYIQLVQAFGWESWRGYLYSFADAKFGPLPQSDDDKRDQFLVRYSKIVNRNLGPFFDAWGIPVSSRAKAEVSKLESWMPPEM, encoded by the coding sequence ATGCGACATCGCCTTCTTTTCTTCGCCCTTGCCATATTGATCCCGCTCCAACTCCGAGGCCAGATACCTGCGGAATTGGTCAAAGCGGAACGAGCCAAAATCCTCGCTGGAGTGACCAGCCTGCCTAAAACAGGAGCCCCTGGCCCCATCGCCATTTGGGGGAATATGGCCTTTCCTCTACTGGCCGCAGCCAGCGGCCGCGAAGCCAATGAACTGGCCGTGGCCGCAGCCGCAGGTTATGGCAAAGGGCGCATCATCCTCTTTGGTCACAACAGTTACCTAGATGGCAACGCCGGCGGCGATCACGCTCAGTTGATGGAGAATTGCGTGAATTGGGCAGCGAATAAAACCAAACCACGCATCGGCCTCAAAGGCGTAAACGCAGTGGCATTTTTCGATCAACGGGGATTCAAGGCGGAGAGTTTCAGTGACCTCAACGAAAAGACTTTGAATGGTTTTGATGTGGTCATCCTCAATGCTCAAAGCATCACCGATCCCGCCCCGGGAGCCGTCGTCGCAGACTGGATCAAAAAAGGCGGCGGCCTCATTGCCGGCATGACTGGCTGGGCCTTTGGCCAAACCAGTGGGGGCAAAGACCTCGCTGTCTCCCATGGCCTCAATCAAGCCCTCATGCCTGCTGGCGTGGCCTTCACTGACATGAGCGCCTTTGACTCCCTGAGCACTTTCCAGGCTAGGCCAGACCTTCCGTCTTTGATGAATGCCTCGGAAGCCATTCAGGCCCTGAAAAAACAAAGCGGTGGCGGTGCAGTCCTGACCCCTGAAGAAGTCAAACAATCCTCCAGCGCCATTCAAGTGGCCCTGGCTGCCCAGCCACCGGATCGTAGCAATCTCCGCGATGCGGTCACTGCTGCACTGGGCAATACGGGCGCCAACAGCCCCATCCCCACCAAGACGGCACCGCTGACTCAAGAGCAACATGCCTCTGCACGCATTCGGTTAGGCATGGAGACACGTGTCCTCCGCCTGGCCACCGGGGAAAAGGCGACTCCACACCCAGCCCACGAAGCCTTTCCAGGCAAAGCCCCTGCGGACGCGCCTAGAATCACTCGTGAGGTGAAGATTGCCCCCGCCATCCCCGGCTGGACCAGCACAGGGCTTTACGCGGCCGCAGGCGAGACCCTTCAAGTCACCATCCCAGCAGCCATGGCCAACCAAGGCTACGCGGTACGCATCGGCTGCCATTCAGACACGTTGTATCATTTAGACACCTGGTCGCGAGCACCCGATATTTGTAAAACGGCCCCTCTGAATACTCCGACCACCCAAACAGCCAGTGCCTTTGGAGGCCTCGTTTACATTGAGGTTCCAAGCCGTGCTGACGGGGATGAATCCTTTGTTGTCACCATCCAAGGCGGCATCGCAGCCCCGCTCTTTGTGCTGGGCCAGGATGATGATGCTCAGTGGAACAACGAGATCAAAAAACGCCCTGCTCCCTGGGCCGAACTGGCCTGTGACAAAATGATTCTCAGCGTGCCTACCGAGGTCGCACGAACCGTCACCACACCGACCCAACTCATGCAATTTTGGAAACAAGTGGTGGAGGCCCAAGATGACATCAGCAACCAAACGGCTGAGCGTAAACGCCCCGAACGCATGGTAGCCGATGTGCAAATCAGCGCTGGCTTCATGCACAGTGGCTACCCCATTATGCTACATGTTCCAGAGGCTTTGGAAATGGTGACCTACAACCGCATCAAATTTCCAGGCTGGGGATATCATCACGAAATCGGGCATAACCATCAGCGTGGTCACTTCACGTTTGACGGCACGGGCGAGGTCACCAACAACGTGCTGGGCATGTATGTGTATGAAGCCGTGCTGAAAAAAGACTGGCTCATCGGCCACACCGCCATCACTCCGGAAAGGCGAAAAGAGAACCTCACTAAAATCAAACAAGCCTCCGATAAATGGGCCACGTGGAAGAGCGATCCTTTCTTGGCTCTGCATACTTACATTCAGTTAGTCCAGGCCTTTGGTTGGGAAAGCTGGCGCGGGTATCT